A part of Haloarchaeobius sp. HME9146 genomic DNA contains:
- a CDS encoding DUF2892 domain-containing protein, protein MERNVGSTDRLVRLALGAVLLVAAAVVAAGVVSLGSGTVATVVAPLLLAVVGLVMLVTGYTQSCPAYGLIGMRTLRRGQ, encoded by the coding sequence ATGGAACGCAATGTCGGCTCCACAGATCGGCTCGTCCGCCTCGCACTCGGTGCAGTACTCCTCGTCGCAGCCGCCGTCGTCGCTGCTGGCGTCGTCAGCCTCGGCAGCGGCACCGTCGCCACGGTCGTGGCTCCGTTGCTCCTGGCGGTCGTCGGGCTCGTCATGCTCGTCACCGGCTACACGCAGTCCTGTCCGGCCTACGGGCTCATCGGGATGCGGACCCTCCGCCGCGGGCAGTGA
- a CDS encoding aminotransferase class V-fold PLP-dependent enzyme, whose product MHPSDLRDDMPVLDRTVYLNTGASGPSPRRVTDAVESWYEFHEFESPAGEGMYMPAFDLFDDVRETVAGHIGSRPEEVALTGSTTDGISRLPLAMDWDSDDVIVRTDAEHAAGILPWRRLRDEYGVEVRVVETDDGRIPREEWKEAVEGATLATFSSICWTSGVLAPVSDLVDIAHDAGARVLVDAVQSTGQHAFDVHEWGADAVAGSAHKWLLGPWGAGYLFVEQDFAETLEPAQLGYRNLEDPYADPYEYAPGAKRFEFGTVAPAPYAGLQEAIEMMEDIGMDTIEDHIADLTDYFKAELGEDRLVSPREYHSGLVSFSDPDPEATVEQVAEQGIKIRSIPTANVVRASLHVFNTRDDVDALLDAL is encoded by the coding sequence ATGCACCCCTCCGACCTCCGCGACGACATGCCCGTCCTCGACCGAACAGTCTACCTGAACACCGGCGCGAGCGGCCCGAGTCCTCGCCGCGTCACCGACGCGGTCGAATCGTGGTACGAGTTCCACGAGTTCGAATCCCCCGCCGGCGAGGGGATGTACATGCCCGCGTTCGACCTGTTCGACGACGTGCGCGAGACCGTCGCCGGTCACATCGGGTCGCGCCCCGAAGAGGTCGCCCTCACCGGGAGCACCACGGATGGAATCAGTCGCCTCCCGCTCGCGATGGACTGGGACTCCGACGACGTCATCGTCCGGACCGACGCGGAACACGCGGCGGGTATCCTCCCCTGGCGACGCCTGCGCGACGAGTACGGCGTCGAGGTCCGCGTCGTCGAGACTGACGACGGCCGAATCCCCCGCGAGGAGTGGAAAGAAGCGGTCGAGGGGGCCACGCTCGCCACGTTCTCCTCCATCTGTTGGACCTCCGGCGTGCTCGCACCGGTCAGCGACCTTGTCGACATCGCCCACGACGCCGGGGCCCGGGTGCTGGTGGACGCGGTCCAGTCGACCGGCCAGCACGCCTTCGACGTGCACGAGTGGGGTGCCGACGCCGTCGCCGGGTCGGCCCACAAGTGGCTGCTCGGGCCGTGGGGCGCGGGCTACCTGTTCGTCGAGCAGGACTTCGCGGAGACGCTCGAACCGGCCCAGCTGGGCTACCGGAACCTGGAGGACCCCTACGCCGACCCCTACGAGTACGCGCCGGGCGCGAAGCGATTCGAGTTCGGGACGGTCGCGCCGGCCCCGTACGCCGGCTTGCAGGAAGCCATCGAGATGATGGAGGACATCGGGATGGACACCATCGAGGACCACATCGCCGACCTCACGGACTATTTCAAGGCCGAACTCGGCGAGGACCGCCTGGTGTCGCCCCGCGAGTACCACTCCGGGCTGGTGTCGTTCTCGGACCCCGACCCCGAGGCGACGGTCGAGCAGGTTGCCGAACAGGGTATCAAGATTCGGTCCATCCCGACCGCGAACGTCGTCCGGGCGTCGCTGCACGTGTTCAACACGCGTGACGACGTTGATGCACTGCTGGACGCGCTCTGA
- a CDS encoding YbjQ family protein, with product MQITTTETVPGADIDRVLGVAQGSTVQSRGLGSDIGAGLKNLVGGELKGYSKLMTKARDEALERMEADAREMGADAVVNVRFETSEITQGGAEILAYGTAVTLR from the coding sequence ATGCAGATAACCACGACAGAGACGGTTCCGGGGGCCGATATCGACCGCGTCCTCGGCGTCGCACAGGGGAGCACCGTCCAGTCCCGCGGCCTCGGCTCCGACATCGGGGCCGGGCTCAAGAACCTCGTCGGTGGCGAGTTGAAGGGATACTCGAAACTGATGACGAAAGCGCGCGACGAGGCGCTCGAACGCATGGAGGCCGACGCCCGAGAGATGGGTGCGGATGCCGTGGTCAACGTTCGGTTCGAAACCTCCGAGATAACGCAGGGCGGTGCCGAGATTCTCGCGTACGGGACGGCCGTGACGCTCCGGTAG
- a CDS encoding methylmalonyl-CoA mutase: MFDEDDLDAIRSGKSEWETDSVDPVVDRFGERKEEFTTDTGGQTVDRLYTPDDVAELDYDEDLGFPGQDPYTRGVYSTGYRGRLWTMRQYAGFGTPDETNERFHYLLDQGQTGLSMAFDLPTQMGYSSDDAMSAGEVGKSGVAIDTLEDMETVFDGIPLDEVSTSMTINAPASVLLAMYIAVGDKQGVDREELRGTIQNDVLKEYIARNTYIYPPEPSMRIITDIFEFCADETPKFNTISISGYHVREAGSTAAQELAFTLGDGIEYVEAALDAGLDVDEFAPQLSFFFNAHNNILEEVAKFRAARRMWATIMEERFDAENPKSKQLKFHTQTAGSTLTAQQIENNVVRVAYQALAAVLGGTQSLHTNGKDEALALPTEKSVRTALRTQQILAHESGAADTIDPLAGSYYVEALTDQLEEEAFDIIETVDEKGGMLQAVENQWVQRQIQDTAFDRQQEIESGERIIVGVNEFEVDEEPEMDIQEVTEEDEQRQIRRLEDVREARDDEKLDAKLEALRQACEGDENVMPYIVDAVKAYGTVGEVCNVMRDVFGEYRPGGTV, encoded by the coding sequence ATGTTCGACGAGGACGACCTCGACGCGATTCGCTCCGGGAAATCGGAGTGGGAGACCGACTCGGTCGACCCGGTTGTCGACCGCTTCGGCGAGCGCAAAGAGGAGTTCACCACAGATACGGGGGGCCAGACGGTCGACCGACTCTACACGCCGGACGACGTGGCAGAGCTGGACTACGACGAGGACCTCGGGTTCCCCGGGCAGGACCCGTACACCCGGGGGGTCTACTCCACGGGATACCGCGGTCGCCTCTGGACGATGCGCCAGTACGCCGGGTTCGGGACGCCTGACGAGACCAACGAGCGGTTTCACTACCTGCTCGACCAGGGCCAGACCGGGCTCTCGATGGCGTTCGACCTGCCCACCCAGATGGGCTACTCCTCCGACGACGCCATGTCCGCGGGCGAGGTCGGCAAGTCCGGCGTCGCCATCGACACGCTGGAGGACATGGAGACAGTGTTCGACGGCATCCCGCTCGACGAGGTCTCGACCTCGATGACCATCAACGCCCCTGCCTCGGTCCTCCTCGCGATGTACATCGCCGTCGGCGACAAGCAGGGCGTCGACCGCGAGGAGCTTCGCGGGACCATCCAGAACGACGTGCTCAAGGAGTACATCGCCCGGAACACGTACATCTACCCGCCCGAGCCGTCGATGCGCATCATCACGGACATCTTCGAGTTCTGCGCCGACGAGACGCCGAAGTTCAACACCATCTCCATCTCCGGCTACCACGTCCGCGAGGCCGGCTCGACGGCGGCCCAGGAACTCGCGTTCACCCTCGGCGACGGCATCGAGTACGTCGAAGCCGCGCTCGACGCCGGACTGGACGTCGACGAGTTCGCCCCCCAGCTCTCCTTCTTCTTCAACGCGCACAACAACATCCTGGAGGAGGTCGCGAAGTTCCGCGCCGCCCGGCGCATGTGGGCCACGATAATGGAGGAGCGCTTCGACGCCGAGAACCCGAAATCGAAGCAGCTCAAGTTCCACACCCAGACCGCCGGCTCGACCCTGACCGCCCAGCAGATAGAGAACAACGTCGTCCGCGTCGCCTACCAGGCCCTGGCTGCCGTTCTGGGCGGTACCCAGAGCCTGCACACCAACGGGAAGGACGAGGCCCTCGCCCTGCCCACCGAGAAGTCCGTCAGGACCGCCCTGCGCACCCAGCAGATACTTGCCCACGAGTCCGGTGCGGCGGACACCATCGACCCCCTCGCCGGCAGCTACTACGTCGAGGCGCTCACCGACCAGCTGGAGGAGGAGGCGTTCGACATCATCGAGACGGTCGACGAGAAGGGCGGGATGCTCCAGGCTGTCGAGAACCAGTGGGTCCAGCGCCAGATTCAGGACACCGCGTTCGACCGCCAGCAGGAGATCGAATCGGGCGAGCGCATCATCGTCGGCGTCAACGAGTTCGAGGTCGACGAGGAGCCCGAGATGGACATCCAGGAGGTCACCGAGGAGGACGAACAGCGCCAGATTCGCCGCCTCGAAGACGTCCGTGAGGCTCGCGACGACGAGAAGCTCGACGCGAAACTGGAGGCGCTCCGGCAAGCCTGCGAAGGTGACGAGAACGTCATGCCGTACATCGTCGATGCCGTGAAGGCGTACGGGACGGTCGGCGAGGTCTGTAACGTGATGCGGGACGTGTTCGGGGAGTACCGCCCCGGCGGCACGGTCTGA
- a CDS encoding GNAT family N-acetyltransferase, whose product MYVRDAKNRDEVWLLDRIEEMGLDDTAFRSRDYVIAVDEESGSKAGFGRIRLHTTDEGDRKQSGRREVEAAEDICELTSIGVLDGWKEQGVGAHVIERLIEYARDQGFETVYSLTDEGGYLAQFGFTAIAEDELPPVLQERLSEKREETAPNARPMTLGIDEFSMPDRLRERFKQASKAEVVPDEVSPEDFGIDSETATYKYDTGS is encoded by the coding sequence ATGTACGTCCGGGACGCGAAAAACAGGGACGAGGTCTGGTTGCTCGACCGCATCGAGGAGATGGGTCTGGACGACACAGCGTTCCGGTCCCGCGACTACGTCATCGCTGTGGACGAAGAGTCCGGGTCGAAGGCTGGCTTCGGCCGCATCCGGCTCCACACGACCGACGAGGGTGACCGGAAACAGAGCGGCCGCCGAGAGGTCGAGGCCGCCGAGGACATCTGTGAACTGACCAGTATCGGCGTCCTCGACGGCTGGAAAGAGCAGGGTGTCGGTGCCCACGTCATCGAGCGACTCATCGAGTACGCTCGCGACCAGGGCTTCGAGACGGTGTACTCGCTGACCGACGAGGGCGGGTACCTCGCCCAGTTCGGCTTCACCGCCATCGCAGAGGACGAGCTTCCGCCGGTTCTCCAGGAACGGCTCTCGGAGAAACGTGAGGAGACCGCGCCGAACGCCCGCCCGATGACGCTTGGAATCGACGAGTTCTCCATGCCCGACCGGCTCCGCGAGCGGTTCAAGCAGGCGTCGAAGGCCGAAGTAGTCCCCGACGAGGTCTCACCGGAGGACTTCGGTATCGACAGCGAGACGGCGACCTACAAGTACGACACTGGAAGTTAG
- a CDS encoding S9 family peptidase — translation MPELSLPDETRVGEPLPIQLSGGPTMDEVSVRLTVTDDAGRELNAQTIYRTTTDGDLDTTKANVVRGPDIGGRLPLSQVRPEEEYQFPYAIFDESEQVSIAVSAKVDDEMYRGDTTRTLVDSGVTVDSLGADDADSDLFRPPGDGPHPGAVFLSGGDDIDQARQVEMLATAGVAVLVPDHHDDESADLSLASVTQAVDQLAARDDVQTPVSLFGAGRGTEAAALVGASHDAVDTVAGYAPSAYAFPGIDGAAEFVSPISLPDEESESGDDDGPAPSRFQRAIDEADFESMEAAALPWADIETVTVVSGGHDTVWPATAFCERITMWRDQADRDTTHVDHPDGGHGIVEPYHDYRERVAGFGGSALGDAEAAIDAWPVVLDTLRADR, via the coding sequence ATGCCTGAACTCTCGCTCCCCGACGAAACGCGCGTTGGCGAGCCCCTGCCGATCCAGCTCTCCGGCGGTCCCACCATGGACGAGGTGTCGGTCCGACTCACCGTCACCGACGACGCCGGCCGGGAGTTGAACGCACAGACCATCTACCGGACGACCACCGACGGCGACCTCGACACCACGAAAGCGAACGTCGTCCGCGGGCCGGACATCGGTGGCCGGCTGCCCCTCTCGCAGGTCCGGCCCGAGGAGGAGTACCAGTTCCCCTATGCCATCTTCGACGAGTCCGAGCAGGTCTCCATCGCGGTCTCGGCGAAGGTCGACGACGAGATGTACCGCGGCGACACCACCCGGACGCTGGTCGATTCCGGCGTGACAGTCGACTCCCTGGGAGCCGACGACGCCGATTCTGACCTCTTCCGCCCGCCGGGTGACGGCCCGCATCCGGGTGCGGTCTTCCTATCCGGCGGCGACGACATCGACCAGGCTCGTCAGGTCGAGATGCTCGCGACGGCCGGAGTCGCCGTGCTGGTGCCGGACCACCACGACGACGAATCGGCCGACCTCTCCCTGGCATCTGTCACGCAGGCGGTCGACCAGTTGGCTGCCCGCGACGACGTGCAGACCCCGGTCTCGCTGTTCGGGGCTGGCCGTGGGACCGAGGCCGCCGCACTCGTCGGTGCCAGCCACGACGCCGTCGACACGGTCGCCGGCTACGCACCCTCGGCGTACGCCTTCCCCGGCATCGACGGTGCAGCGGAGTTCGTGTCGCCCATCTCGCTCCCCGACGAGGAGAGCGAATCCGGGGACGACGACGGCCCAGCGCCCAGCCGCTTCCAGCGCGCCATCGACGAGGCCGACTTCGAATCGATGGAGGCGGCCGCGCTTCCCTGGGCCGACATCGAGACCGTGACCGTCGTCTCCGGCGGCCACGACACCGTCTGGCCCGCGACCGCCTTCTGCGAGCGCATCACCATGTGGCGCGACCAGGCGGACCGCGACACGACCCACGTCGACCACCCCGATGGCGGTCACGGCATCGTCGAACCGTACCACGACTACCGCGAGCGCGTGGCTGGCTTCGGCGGGTCCGCACTGGGCGATGCCGAGGCCGCAATCGACGCCTGGCCCGTCGTGCTCGACACGCTTCGAGCCGACCGATAA
- a CDS encoding AMP-binding protein: MESLEDVSEVAFEPSREFVESTNVWAFMQDHDIADYDELIERTTQEVEGVDESGVDWFWDELVDYLDIEFYESYDSVRDDSDGPQFTDWYPGGKINIAHNTLDRWAEVDEPTRNSVACIWEGEPGDVREVTYHELHRQANKVANYLESTGIETGDTVGLYMPMVPEVISILYGCFKVGAIAVPIFSGFGVDATATRIADSECSVLFTGDGFYRRGGEITLKGAADEAIEEAGYVEHTVTFQRLGHEPGEELPWDADRDETWDEAVETQDDDYETKELDASQESMLLYSSGTTGTPKGIVHTHAGVQMQCAKELYFGFDLKPADRFFWVSDIGWMMGPWTLIGNHSFGNTMFMYEGAPDHPEPDRFWEMVDRHKLTQFGISPTAIRALRKHGDEWLEGHDLSSLRILGSTGEPWDPESWQWFIDEVGRGEAPIINISGGTEICGCFLMPMPINDLKPCTLGGPGLGMDIDIVNSAGESIADTHERGFLVARDSCPSMTKSLWSGDERYLEEYWSSFEDPPMWDHGDWAQKDEDGFWFLHGRADDALNVAGRKVGPAEVEGALIDHEAVNQAAAVGAPDDTTGTAVIAYVILEDGVAETDDLKDELRAQVGEELGKPFRPREVLFVDEFPKTQSGKIIRRAIGATYKGEELGDMSSIENPEALENLEDAR; this comes from the coding sequence ATGGAATCCCTGGAAGACGTATCCGAGGTGGCGTTCGAACCGTCCCGCGAGTTCGTCGAGTCGACGAACGTCTGGGCGTTCATGCAGGACCACGATATCGCCGACTACGACGAACTCATCGAGCGAACCACGCAGGAGGTCGAGGGGGTCGACGAGAGCGGGGTCGACTGGTTCTGGGACGAACTGGTCGACTACCTCGACATCGAGTTCTACGAGTCGTACGACTCAGTGCGAGACGACAGCGACGGGCCCCAGTTCACGGACTGGTACCCCGGCGGGAAGATAAACATCGCCCACAACACGCTCGACCGCTGGGCCGAGGTCGACGAGCCGACACGGAACTCGGTCGCCTGCATCTGGGAGGGCGAACCGGGCGACGTGCGCGAGGTCACGTACCACGAACTCCACCGGCAGGCGAACAAGGTCGCGAACTACCTCGAATCGACCGGCATCGAGACGGGCGACACGGTCGGGCTGTACATGCCGATGGTGCCCGAGGTCATCTCCATCCTCTACGGCTGTTTCAAGGTCGGGGCCATCGCGGTACCCATCTTCTCGGGCTTCGGGGTCGACGCGACCGCGACCCGCATCGCGGACTCGGAGTGCTCGGTGCTGTTCACCGGTGACGGGTTCTACCGCCGCGGCGGCGAGATCACGCTCAAGGGTGCCGCGGACGAGGCCATCGAGGAGGCCGGCTACGTCGAGCACACCGTCACCTTCCAGCGCCTCGGCCACGAACCGGGCGAGGAGCTTCCCTGGGACGCCGACCGCGACGAGACGTGGGACGAGGCGGTCGAGACGCAGGACGACGACTACGAGACGAAGGAACTCGACGCCAGCCAGGAGTCCATGCTGCTGTACTCCTCGGGGACGACGGGCACCCCGAAGGGTATCGTCCACACCCACGCTGGCGTGCAGATGCAGTGCGCGAAAGAACTCTACTTCGGCTTCGACCTGAAGCCCGCCGATCGGTTCTTCTGGGTTAGCGACATCGGCTGGATGATGGGCCCGTGGACGCTCATCGGGAACCACAGCTTCGGGAACACGATGTTCATGTACGAGGGCGCGCCGGACCACCCCGAGCCCGACCGGTTCTGGGAGATGGTCGACCGCCACAAGCTCACCCAGTTCGGCATCTCGCCGACCGCGATTCGCGCCCTGCGCAAGCACGGCGACGAGTGGCTCGAGGGCCACGACCTCTCCAGCCTCCGCATCCTCGGCTCGACCGGGGAACCGTGGGACCCCGAGTCCTGGCAGTGGTTCATCGACGAGGTCGGCCGCGGCGAGGCACCCATCATCAACATCTCCGGCGGCACCGAGATCTGTGGCTGCTTCCTCATGCCGATGCCCATCAACGACCTCAAGCCCTGCACCCTCGGCGGGCCGGGCCTCGGGATGGACATCGACATCGTGAACTCCGCGGGCGAGTCCATCGCGGACACCCACGAGCGCGGCTTCCTCGTCGCCCGTGACTCCTGTCCGAGCATGACCAAGAGCCTCTGGTCGGGCGACGAACGCTACCTCGAGGAGTACTGGTCCTCCTTCGAGGACCCGCCGATGTGGGACCACGGCGACTGGGCCCAGAAGGACGAGGACGGCTTCTGGTTCCTTCACGGCCGCGCCGACGACGCCCTCAACGTGGCCGGTCGGAAGGTCGGCCCCGCGGAGGTCGAGGGCGCGCTCATCGACCACGAGGCAGTGAACCAGGCCGCGGCGGTCGGTGCGCCCGACGACACGACCGGTACCGCCGTCATCGCCTACGTCATCCTCGAGGACGGCGTCGCGGAGACCGACGACCTCAAGGACGAACTTCGCGCACAGGTCGGCGAGGAACTCGGCAAGCCGTTCCGCCCGCGGGAGGTCCTGTTCGTCGACGAGTTCCCGAAGACCCAGTCCGGGAAGATAATCCGGCGTGCCATCGGTGCGACCTACAAGGGCGAAGAGCTCGGTGACATGTCCAGCATCGAGAACCCCGAGGCGCTCGAGAACCTCGAAGACGCGCGCTGA
- a CDS encoding HAMP domain-containing sensor histidine kinase: protein MDGTSRKTQGPGAELKRWSLVSIGTIAIVFSIGSYAIEQDAGLFDVLIALLPSLVGLWIVATGYRVARSDMEPARVWKLTRRALLGAAVAGFGTVGIILLLALSLVGPDMAQLLFENVLELNTSFLGQLVIIDVMLATIIGEGGGLLVGIYEDRMEQRARELERANERLDEFAGVVTHDLRNPLTVADLNMHLAHETGDEKYFQAVDRAHSRMEAIIEDVLTLARNSEEVTALEPVDILQAARDAWGTTDTRAGTVDVSVTGVVTADPARLRTLFENLFRNALDHGGPTTHVVVGNLQGGGFFVADDGPGIPLTEREHVFDAGYTTSDDGTGFGLAIVKRIADAHGWTVGVSEDPESGGARFEFRR from the coding sequence GTGGACGGAACGTCCAGAAAGACACAGGGTCCGGGCGCGGAACTGAAGCGGTGGTCGCTCGTCAGCATCGGCACGATCGCGATCGTATTCTCCATCGGTAGCTACGCCATCGAACAGGACGCCGGTCTCTTCGATGTACTCATCGCACTCCTGCCGTCCCTCGTCGGCCTCTGGATCGTCGCGACTGGCTATCGCGTCGCGCGAAGCGACATGGAGCCTGCCCGTGTCTGGAAACTGACCCGGCGGGCACTGCTCGGTGCGGCTGTCGCCGGCTTCGGGACGGTCGGCATCATCCTGCTCCTCGCGCTCTCCCTGGTCGGTCCCGACATGGCCCAGCTCCTCTTCGAGAACGTCCTCGAGCTGAACACCTCCTTCCTCGGCCAGCTCGTCATCATCGACGTCATGCTCGCGACCATCATCGGCGAGGGCGGCGGGCTACTCGTCGGCATCTACGAGGACCGGATGGAGCAGCGGGCGCGCGAACTGGAACGGGCCAACGAACGCCTCGACGAGTTCGCTGGCGTGGTGACCCACGACCTTCGCAACCCACTGACGGTGGCGGACCTCAACATGCACCTCGCCCACGAGACCGGGGACGAGAAGTACTTCCAGGCGGTCGACCGGGCCCACAGTCGCATGGAAGCGATAATCGAAGACGTGTTGACGCTCGCCCGGAACAGCGAGGAGGTCACGGCGCTCGAACCGGTCGACATCTTACAGGCTGCGCGTGACGCCTGGGGGACCACCGACACGAGAGCCGGCACCGTCGACGTGTCGGTCACGGGGGTGGTCACGGCCGACCCGGCACGCCTTCGGACGCTGTTCGAGAACCTGTTCCGGAACGCGCTCGACCACGGCGGCCCGACGACGCACGTCGTCGTCGGCAACCTCCAGGGCGGCGGGTTCTTCGTCGCCGACGACGGTCCCGGCATCCCCCTGACCGAGCGCGAACACGTCTTCGATGCGGGGTACACGACCAGCGACGATGGCACGGGGTTCGGCCTCGCTATCGTCAAGCGAATCGCCGACGCCCACGGCTGGACGGTCGGTGTGTCTGAGGACCCAGAAAGCGGGGGCGCCCGGTTCGAATTCCGTCGGTGA
- a CDS encoding long-chain fatty acid--CoA ligase has product METLADVLARDRRSDAPALYATGAGVQRYDYRRFLTTAWKAGNFMHHHGVRTGSTVAVVTEPRAQPVLAFLGASLLGAQTRFDPPASVDAKLLVGPTAALDDYDLPAGTQRIGYVDDPENPAYWYWEGGVWSENPTMPPEPCHPADGILWADERVYSHADLLAGARRAKEALSLTGEERVAVRTPLSDPRTVTAGVLAPLLVGAEILFPDEETAGDVAVAAGDAPEATVLSLDDVSL; this is encoded by the coding sequence ATGGAGACGCTCGCCGACGTGCTCGCCCGTGACCGCCGGAGCGACGCCCCTGCCCTGTACGCGACCGGGGCGGGCGTCCAGCGCTACGACTACCGTCGGTTCCTGACGACGGCCTGGAAGGCCGGGAACTTCATGCACCACCACGGGGTCCGGACCGGCTCGACCGTTGCGGTCGTCACGGAGCCCCGCGCCCAGCCCGTCCTCGCCTTCCTCGGCGCGTCACTGCTCGGCGCACAGACCCGGTTCGACCCGCCCGCGTCGGTCGACGCGAAGCTCCTCGTCGGGCCGACCGCGGCCCTCGACGACTACGACCTGCCGGCCGGGACCCAGCGTATCGGGTACGTGGACGACCCCGAGAACCCGGCGTACTGGTACTGGGAGGGCGGCGTGTGGAGCGAGAATCCGACGATGCCGCCGGAGCCGTGTCACCCCGCCGATGGAATCCTCTGGGCCGACGAGCGGGTGTACTCGCATGCAGACCTGCTCGCGGGTGCTCGCAGGGCGAAGGAGGCGCTCTCGCTGACGGGCGAGGAGCGCGTCGCGGTTCGGACGCCACTGTCGGACCCGCGGACGGTCACTGCTGGCGTCCTCGCGCCGCTCCTGGTCGGTGCCGAGATACTGTTCCCCGACGAGGAGACGGCTGGCGACGTGGCTGTCGCTGCAGGAGATGCACCCGAGGCGACGGTGCTGTCGCTGGACGACGTGTCGCTGTAG
- a CDS encoding GerW family sporulation protein, with product MQFSETLQATVENLRDSAHVRTVYGDPVEHGDRTVVPVARVAYGYGGGFGSGDGTEGSGSGGGYGGGVVSTPVGALDISDGETRFVRFDERRNVARGVLAGLVVGAVLAGTVLARVGSGRRAADDETTESRDGDDSVLHVDIE from the coding sequence ATGCAATTCTCGGAGACGCTCCAGGCGACCGTAGAGAACCTGCGCGACAGCGCCCACGTCCGGACGGTGTACGGCGACCCGGTCGAGCACGGCGACAGGACCGTCGTCCCGGTGGCGCGCGTGGCCTACGGGTACGGCGGCGGGTTCGGGTCGGGCGACGGCACAGAAGGCAGCGGAAGCGGCGGTGGGTACGGCGGTGGCGTGGTCTCGACTCCGGTCGGCGCGCTCGACATCTCGGACGGCGAGACCCGGTTCGTCCGGTTCGACGAGCGTCGGAACGTGGCGCGCGGGGTACTCGCCGGCCTCGTCGTGGGGGCCGTCCTCGCCGGGACGGTGCTCGCCCGGGTCGGAAGCGGTCGACGGGCCGCGGACGACGAGACGACCGAATCACGAGACGGGGACGACTCCGTCCTCCACGTCGACATCGAGTAA
- a CDS encoding PH domain-containing protein produces MAGDTHTNVASAREQGLGSDAVMRVTPTTKLVLIYIGVLAVVGTGLGLYFLTNKEALGEQGYGGIAGWVIILLTVIGLIRLTIQFLVLRRTEYVLTRDSIRREYDLLYSEKSRELPISKVRGVELRRGRLQAMLGFGDVSFLAAGTNRSIGYIDFENTDNPHKVREKVFELMETYDGHDRYQQRTAEPTAGAVQQGQSPPEHADAPEADD; encoded by the coding sequence ATGGCAGGAGATACACATACCAACGTCGCATCGGCACGTGAACAGGGGCTCGGCTCGGACGCCGTCATGCGGGTCACCCCGACGACCAAACTCGTCCTGATATACATCGGGGTGCTCGCGGTCGTCGGGACCGGCCTCGGCCTGTACTTCCTCACGAACAAGGAGGCCCTCGGCGAACAGGGCTACGGGGGTATCGCCGGGTGGGTCATCATCCTCCTGACGGTCATCGGACTGATCCGACTGACCATCCAGTTCCTCGTACTCCGGCGGACGGAGTACGTCCTCACGCGCGACTCCATCCGCCGCGAGTACGACCTGCTCTACAGCGAGAAATCGCGCGAACTCCCCATCTCGAAGGTCCGTGGCGTCGAACTCCGCCGTGGCCGACTGCAGGCGATGCTCGGCTTCGGCGACGTGTCGTTCCTCGCGGCGGGGACCAACCGGAGTATCGGCTACATCGACTTCGAGAACACCGACAATCCGCACAAGGTTCGCGAGAAGGTGTTCGAACTCATGGAGACGTACGACGGGCACGACCGGTACCAGCAACGGACTGCAGAGCCGACCGCCGGGGCAGTCCAGCAGGGACAGTCGCCGCCGGAGCACGCCGATGCGCCGGAAGCCGACGACTAG